The following coding sequences lie in one Lolium perenne isolate Kyuss_39 chromosome 2, Kyuss_2.0, whole genome shotgun sequence genomic window:
- the LOC127334887 gene encoding zinc-finger homeodomain protein 8-like, translating into MMDHLSLVPYEGGSSAGGGAGGGAKYKECLRNHAAAMGGQAFDGCGEYMPASPDSFKCAACGCHRSFHRRAGGGGITAPFFFSPPPPPPPQHHHHHPVLQGFVPSSAPMRPPQLALPYHAVPPAAWHHGLLDPAAGARSGSETPPRADDCSPGCGGGGSGSFGRKRHRTKFTPEQKERMRDFAERQGWRINRDDGGALDRFCVEIGVKRNVLKVWMHNHKHQLASPTSAGAAAAASAAGGIGMGMGMGAHHPGPHVGTGSDIGLGAGSGLGVGMGSGLGVSMGAGLGVGMGAGVGDGDGDGDDDDDTDDDSPPRAAVSSPSPSPISV; encoded by the coding sequence ATGATGGATCACCTGAGCCTGGTGCCCTACGAGGGAGGCAGCAGCGCCGGCGGTGGCGCCGGCGGAGGGGCCAAGTACAAGGAGTGCCTGCGCAACCACGCCGCGGCCATGGGCGGGCAGGCCTTCGACGGCTGCGGCGAGTACATGCCGGCGTCCCCCGACTCCTTCAAGTGCGCCGCGTGCGGGTGCCACCGCAGCTTCCACCGCCGCGCGGGCGGAGGCGGCATCACGGCGCCGTTCTTCTTCagcccgcctcctcctccgccgccccagcaccaccaccaccaccccgtgCTGCAGGGCTTCGTGCCGTCGTCGGCGCCCATGCGGCCGCCGCAGCTGGCCCTGCCGTACCACGCCGTGCCCCCCGCCGCGTGGCACCACGGCCTGCTGGACCCCGCCGCAGGCGCGCGCTCCGGGTCGGAGACGCCCCCGCGCGCGGACGACTGCAGCCCcgggtgcggcggcggcgggagcggGAGCTTCGGGCGGAAGCGGCACCGCACCAAGTTCACCCCGGAGCAGAAGGAGCGGATGCGCGACTTCGCGGAGCGGCAGGGGTGGCGCATCAACCGTGACGACGGCGGCGCCCTGGACCGCTTCTGCGTTGAGATCGGCGTCAAGCGGAACGTGCTCAAGGTGTGGATGCACAACCACAAGCACCAGCTCGCTTCGCCCAcctccgccggcgccgccgcggcTGCATCTGCTGCGGGGGGCATCGGCATGGGCATGGGCATGGGCGCCCATCATCCAGGACCCCATGTTGGCACTGGCTCTGACATTGGCCTGGGCGCGGGCAGCGGCCTTGGCGTTGGCATGGGTAGCGGCCTTGGCGTTAgcatgggcgccggccttggaGTTGGCATGGGTGCCGGcgtcggcgacggcgacggtgacggcgatgatgacgacgacaCGGACGACGACTCACCTCCACGGGCCGCCGTCTCGTCCCCTTCCCCCTCCCCCATCAGCGTCTAG